A DNA window from Mycolicibacter hiberniae contains the following coding sequences:
- a CDS encoding pirin family protein, giving the protein MSNLEATSDEIACAATPRSQIAVLRPREVPLGGPRAIAVRRTLPQRERSLIGAWCFLDHYGPHDVAAHGGMDVPPHPHTGLQTASWLFSGRIEHRDSGGAHALVRPGELNLMTAGAGICHSEVSVDPQAAPVLRGVQLWVALPEEARHTARSFGHFVPEPVCLPGASALVFLGELAGYRSPVPSFTPLLGAQLDLDPHTDLALQVDPAFEHGVLCDQGPLVLGDTPLAVGDLGYQGPGAPVLTLRNPGDSPARVLLLGGVPFGEELVLWWNFIGRSHEEIVEFRRRWEAGDEQFGQVSGYRGRLQRLPAPTLPPLRLRPRRPPSAG; this is encoded by the coding sequence GTGAGCAATCTGGAGGCCACTTCCGATGAGATCGCCTGCGCGGCAACGCCGCGATCTCAGATCGCCGTGCTGCGCCCGCGTGAGGTGCCGCTGGGCGGGCCGCGTGCCATCGCCGTCCGGCGCACCCTGCCCCAGCGGGAACGCTCCCTGATCGGCGCCTGGTGCTTCCTCGACCATTACGGGCCCCACGATGTCGCCGCCCACGGCGGTATGGACGTGCCCCCGCACCCGCACACCGGGCTGCAGACCGCGAGCTGGCTGTTCAGCGGGCGCATCGAGCACCGCGACAGCGGTGGCGCCCACGCGCTGGTGCGCCCCGGTGAGCTGAACCTGATGACCGCCGGTGCCGGCATCTGCCACTCCGAAGTCTCCGTCGATCCGCAGGCCGCGCCGGTGCTGCGCGGCGTGCAGCTGTGGGTGGCACTGCCCGAGGAGGCCCGCCACACCGCGCGCTCCTTCGGCCATTTCGTGCCCGAGCCGGTGTGCCTACCCGGAGCGTCGGCGTTGGTGTTCCTGGGGGAACTGGCCGGATACCGCTCCCCCGTCCCGTCTTTCACGCCGCTGCTGGGGGCCCAGCTGGATCTGGACCCGCATACCGACCTGGCGCTGCAGGTCGATCCGGCATTCGAGCACGGCGTGCTGTGTGACCAGGGTCCGCTCGTCCTGGGCGACACGCCGCTGGCAGTCGGCGACCTGGGCTATCAAGGACCCGGCGCCCCGGTGCTGACGCTGCGCAACCCCGGCGACTCCCCCGCCCGGGTTCTGCTGCTGGGCGGGGTGCCGTTCGGCGAAGAGCTGGTGCTGTGGTGGAACTTCATCGGCCGCAGCCATGAGGAGATCGTCGAGTTTCGGCGCCGCTGGGAAGCCGGCGATGAACAGTTCGGGCAGGTCAGCGGCTACCGGGGTCGGCTGCAGCGGCTACCCGCCCCGACCCTGCCCCCGCTGCGGCTTCGCCCCCGGCGACCGCCCAGCGCCGGGTAG
- a CDS encoding C40 family peptidase, protein MDDTEFELLARAHRLFAGSPGPVSLEAGLDRYAHALERNASVDTGMGHDRYRTAVLAQRNRLLANVNTDTHAATLLGAAIADHARARQLTGGVLAAAQADSAVVADTALTHREAMRRRAARLRAQHAHVVSARRRARTHRARLRRLRYRGARRGPAGLDLLHLPPGRAGLAVRAALSRLGRPYVWGATGPDQFDCSGLTQWAYRQAGLPLSRTTYTQICEGIPVTRAQIRPGDLVFPSTGHVQLAIGGGRVIEAPHAGATVQISPLGAHVAIRRLVP, encoded by the coding sequence GTGGACGACACCGAGTTTGAGCTGTTGGCGCGCGCACATAGGTTGTTTGCGGGCAGTCCAGGCCCGGTGTCACTGGAAGCCGGCCTGGACCGCTATGCCCACGCGCTGGAACGCAACGCCAGCGTGGACACCGGCATGGGCCATGACCGGTATCGGACCGCCGTGCTCGCTCAACGAAACCGGTTGCTGGCCAATGTCAATACCGACACTCACGCAGCAACGTTATTGGGAGCGGCGATCGCCGACCACGCACGGGCCCGCCAGCTTACCGGCGGGGTGCTCGCCGCCGCCCAAGCTGACTCAGCGGTTGTCGCCGACACCGCGTTGACGCATCGGGAGGCCATGCGCCGGCGAGCGGCACGCTTACGGGCCCAACATGCCCACGTGGTGTCGGCGCGGCGCCGCGCACGGACCCACCGGGCGCGGTTGCGGCGGCTGCGCTACCGGGGCGCGCGGCGTGGTCCGGCGGGGCTGGATCTCTTGCACCTGCCCCCTGGCCGTGCCGGGTTGGCCGTCCGCGCGGCACTGTCCCGCCTGGGCAGACCCTACGTTTGGGGCGCCACCGGACCCGATCAGTTCGACTGTTCAGGGCTGACCCAGTGGGCCTACCGCCAAGCCGGCCTGCCGCTGTCGCGAACCACATACACGCAGATCTGTGAGGGGATCCCGGTGACCCGCGCCCAAATCCGCCCCGGCGACCTGGTGTTTCCCAGTACCGGCCATGTTCAGCTTGCCATCGGCGGGGGCCGGGTGATCGAAGCACCGCATGCCGGAGCCACCGTGCAGATCAGCCCGCTGGGTGCCCACGTGGCGATCCGCCGCCTGGTGCCATGA
- a CDS encoding SDR family NAD(P)-dependent oxidoreductase has translation MADQTPVALIVGGASGIGLATARALVERGDHVVIADIDEAAARARAAELGEKASAVAADVTDEASVAAAFAAAGQVGPLRSVVSCAGLSVIGPIADIDLAGWQTTIDVCLTGTMLVIKHAARALQDGGAVVAISSLNGRQPGTSMAAYCSAKAGVLMLVQVAALELGPRGIRVNAISPGLVDTPLVAGLAMVPGLTAEYIENTPLGRSGLPEDIAHTVEFLTSPRAAWITGSAFDVNGGAHLKRYPDVLGKVQALAEG, from the coding sequence ATGGCCGACCAGACACCGGTGGCCCTGATAGTCGGCGGCGCGTCCGGGATCGGTCTGGCCACCGCCCGCGCCCTGGTGGAGCGCGGCGATCATGTGGTGATCGCCGACATCGACGAAGCGGCCGCCCGGGCCCGTGCGGCGGAGCTGGGCGAAAAAGCCAGCGCTGTTGCCGCCGACGTCACCGACGAGGCCAGTGTCGCAGCGGCATTCGCGGCCGCCGGGCAAGTGGGCCCGCTCCGATCCGTGGTCAGTTGCGCCGGTCTGTCGGTGATCGGTCCGATCGCCGATATCGACCTGGCCGGCTGGCAGACCACCATCGACGTCTGCCTCACCGGCACCATGCTGGTGATCAAGCATGCCGCGCGCGCCCTGCAAGACGGCGGCGCCGTGGTGGCCATCTCCTCGCTCAATGGGCGCCAGCCGGGCACGTCGATGGCGGCGTACTGCAGCGCCAAAGCCGGGGTGCTGATGCTGGTGCAGGTGGCCGCCCTGGAGCTGGGCCCCCGCGGCATCCGGGTCAACGCCATCTCCCCCGGCCTGGTGGACACTCCCCTGGTGGCCGGCCTGGCGATGGTGCCCGGACTGACCGCGGAATACATCGAGAACACCCCGCTGGGGCGGTCGGGCCTGCCCGAGGACATCGCGCACACCGTGGAGTTCTTGACCTCGCCCCGCGCCGCCTGGATCACCGGGTCGGCATTCGACGTCAACGGCGGCGCGCACCTCAAGCGCTACCCCGACGTGCTCGGCAAAGTACAGGCACTAGCTGAAGGATGA
- the fadD1 gene encoding fatty-acid--CoA ligase FadD1 produces MAETLQQLLAERAGHTGLAVLHTDVDGTQIRWSWAHYLHRAAGHGAAVLARADTARPLHVGALLGNTPAMLTALAAAGLGGYVLCGVNDTRRGAALAADLRTADVQILLVDTAHRALLAGLELPGITIIDVDDPAWDAECAEAGPLRPHRQVAPLDPFMLIFTSGTSGDPKAVLVSHFMVLVAGQSLTERFGLGSDDVLYLSMPLFHSNAIAAGFGPAVAAGAAMAPAKFSASRFLVDIRGYGVTYMNYVGKPFAYLLAHPEQPDDADNPLRVAFGNEASERDIGEFARRFGVHVVDAFGSTENAVTITRDEGTPPGSVGRGFPGVAIYNSDTGKPCAPAVFDEHGALTNADEAIGELVNTAGAGFFSGYYNNEQATAERMRDGMYWSGDLAYADADGWIYLAGRTADWMRVDGENLAAAPVERILMRHPAINQAAVYAVPDPQVGDQVMVALVLRGEAQLTADGFADFLAAQDDLSPKAWPRYVRVSTQLPATATNKILKRLLVAEGTDVGADTLWVRPERERTYRTATTTGV; encoded by the coding sequence GTGGCCGAGACGCTGCAGCAACTGCTCGCCGAACGCGCCGGCCACACCGGTCTGGCGGTGCTGCACACCGACGTCGACGGCACCCAGATCCGTTGGAGCTGGGCGCACTACCTGCACCGCGCGGCCGGCCACGGCGCGGCGGTGCTCGCCCGCGCCGACACGGCCCGGCCCCTGCACGTCGGCGCGCTGCTGGGCAACACCCCCGCGATGCTCACCGCGCTGGCCGCGGCCGGGCTGGGCGGTTATGTCCTGTGCGGGGTCAACGACACCCGTCGCGGCGCCGCCCTGGCCGCCGACCTGCGCACCGCCGACGTGCAGATCCTGCTGGTGGACACCGCGCACCGTGCGCTGCTGGCCGGGCTGGAGTTGCCCGGCATCACGATCATCGACGTCGACGACCCGGCCTGGGACGCCGAGTGCGCGGAGGCCGGCCCGCTGCGGCCGCACCGGCAGGTCGCGCCGCTGGACCCGTTCATGCTGATCTTCACCTCCGGCACCAGCGGCGACCCGAAAGCCGTTCTGGTCAGCCACTTCATGGTCTTGGTGGCGGGCCAAAGCCTCACCGAGCGATTCGGGCTGGGCAGCGACGACGTGCTCTACCTGTCCATGCCGCTGTTTCACTCCAATGCGATCGCCGCCGGCTTCGGGCCCGCCGTGGCCGCCGGTGCGGCGATGGCGCCGGCGAAGTTCTCCGCGTCGCGGTTCCTGGTCGATATCCGCGGCTACGGCGTCACCTACATGAACTATGTCGGCAAGCCGTTCGCCTACCTGCTGGCGCACCCCGAGCAGCCCGACGACGCCGACAACCCGCTGCGCGTCGCCTTCGGCAACGAGGCTTCCGAACGCGACATCGGCGAGTTCGCCCGCCGGTTCGGCGTGCACGTGGTGGACGCCTTCGGCTCCACCGAGAACGCGGTCACCATCACCCGCGACGAGGGCACCCCGCCCGGTTCGGTGGGCCGCGGCTTCCCCGGGGTCGCCATCTACAACAGCGACACCGGAAAACCCTGTGCGCCTGCGGTCTTCGATGAGCACGGCGCGCTGACCAACGCCGACGAGGCGATCGGCGAGCTGGTCAACACCGCCGGGGCGGGATTCTTCTCCGGCTACTACAACAACGAGCAGGCCACCGCCGAGCGGATGCGCGACGGCATGTACTGGTCGGGTGATCTGGCCTACGCCGACGCCGACGGCTGGATCTACCTGGCCGGGCGCACCGCCGACTGGATGCGGGTGGACGGCGAGAACCTGGCGGCGGCACCGGTGGAACGCATCCTGATGCGCCACCCCGCGATCAACCAGGCGGCCGTCTACGCGGTGCCGGACCCCCAGGTGGGCGATCAGGTGATGGTGGCACTGGTGCTGCGCGGTGAGGCGCAGCTGACCGCGGACGGGTTCGCCGACTTCCTGGCCGCCCAAGACGACCTCTCCCCCAAGGCCTGGCCGCGGTATGTCCGGGTGAGTACGCAGCTGCCCGCCACGGCCACCAACAAGATCCTCAAGCGACTGCTGGTGGCCGAGGGCACCGACGTCGGCGCCGACACCTTGTGGGTGCGTCCGGAACGCGAGCGCACCTATCGCACCGCAACGACGACGGGAGTGTGA
- a CDS encoding DUF4226 domain-containing protein: protein MATRDDVLDAIERITEAGRAGEATRVAQAALTLPLPPAGYDSVLTRLRAAYPLLDDQQRGRAAEAIKQAESALANQLSVTAEFDRQMVDALLQARKTTRGSRRRLDELEAEIATAANAWDLSTATGAREFQRFLITRLGQILSVVEEADEDDASKRALAAALTALYSSTPTDRGDRPSEQLRAKPPDSPVSVPADTGPWAASEPDTDPYLDMPLDGESQPDIPVGPYGVPPLPMSLPGLGAEGPGMGAMAPAMPPGIPWAGLTSGVGRDDLPEQAAYRPDEMDAADESEAPPDDGDEEASPPDPGAPGPVTVRLPDGHTTTVDDPHLAAAMQAVVDGQPVVEAFRSQGIHIPPPGTPVVAAVAAESLRPGDIGVFTDRHALAVGEDKALLDGQIHLVKNLQGPGFLGWQHPPLSAQEAAPAGEPVQTRPATAVSGRTSLKMPALTGIVDLPGR from the coding sequence ATGGCGACGCGCGACGACGTTCTGGATGCGATCGAGCGCATCACGGAGGCCGGCCGCGCCGGTGAGGCGACGCGGGTGGCCCAGGCAGCACTGACGCTGCCGTTGCCGCCCGCGGGTTACGACAGTGTCTTGACCCGGCTGCGCGCTGCCTATCCGCTGCTTGACGATCAACAGCGGGGCAGGGCGGCAGAGGCGATAAAGCAGGCGGAATCGGCTCTGGCGAACCAGCTATCGGTTACGGCGGAGTTCGATCGCCAGATGGTCGATGCACTGCTGCAAGCCCGCAAGACCACGCGCGGAAGCCGACGCCGCCTCGATGAACTAGAGGCGGAGATCGCAACCGCTGCCAACGCATGGGACCTGAGCACTGCCACGGGCGCCCGTGAATTTCAGCGGTTCCTGATCACCAGACTGGGGCAGATCCTCAGCGTGGTCGAAGAGGCCGACGAGGACGACGCATCCAAAAGAGCGCTTGCCGCGGCGCTGACGGCGCTGTATTCCTCCACACCGACGGATCGAGGCGACCGGCCCTCCGAACAGTTGCGGGCCAAACCTCCCGACAGTCCGGTTTCGGTGCCGGCGGACACCGGTCCGTGGGCGGCATCGGAGCCGGACACTGACCCCTACCTGGATATGCCGCTGGACGGCGAGTCGCAACCGGACATCCCGGTCGGCCCGTACGGGGTGCCACCGTTGCCGATGTCCCTCCCCGGTCTGGGTGCGGAGGGGCCGGGCATGGGCGCGATGGCGCCGGCGATGCCTCCCGGGATTCCGTGGGCCGGCCTGACCTCCGGTGTTGGCCGCGACGACCTGCCCGAGCAGGCCGCCTATCGGCCCGACGAAATGGATGCGGCCGACGAATCCGAGGCCCCGCCCGATGACGGAGATGAGGAGGCATCCCCGCCGGATCCGGGCGCCCCGGGGCCGGTCACCGTACGGCTGCCCGACGGCCACACCACGACGGTGGACGATCCGCATCTTGCTGCGGCGATGCAGGCGGTCGTCGACGGACAACCTGTGGTTGAGGCGTTCCGGAGCCAGGGAATCCATATCCCGCCTCCCGGGACGCCGGTGGTCGCAGCGGTTGCCGCGGAGAGCCTGAGGCCCGGCGATATCGGCGTGTTCACCGATCGGCATGCGCTTGCGGTCGGTGAGGACAAGGCTCTGCTCGATGGCCAGATCCACCTCGTCAAGAACCTGCAGGGCCCCGGATTTCTGGGCTGGCAGCATCCGCCGCTTTCCGCCCAGGAGGCCGCCCCGGCCGGGGAGCCCGTTCAGACCAGGCCTGCGACCGCTGTGTCGGGCCGCACAAGCTTGAAAATGCCGGCATTAACCGGCATCGTCGATCTGCCAGGGAGGTAG
- a CDS encoding type VII secretion target: MAENIHVNQDVLINAAGNHQEASDYLATVAASHERIQATLNSLGPIYGDFREVAESLLEARANCYAEQSREHSAVSANLHRAVAMWNEHEHQAASAFGRLTDGSR; the protein is encoded by the coding sequence ATGGCCGAGAATATCCACGTCAACCAGGACGTGCTGATCAACGCTGCGGGGAATCACCAGGAGGCATCGGACTACCTGGCGACGGTTGCCGCCTCACACGAGCGTATTCAGGCGACCCTGAACTCGCTCGGCCCCATCTACGGAGACTTTCGCGAGGTCGCCGAGTCTCTACTGGAAGCTCGCGCGAACTGCTACGCAGAACAATCGCGCGAACATTCGGCCGTATCAGCCAACCTGCACCGTGCAGTGGCCATGTGGAACGAGCACGAGCACCAGGCCGCGAGCGCCTTTGGGCGCCTCACCGATGGAAGCCGATGA
- a CDS encoding TetR/AcrR family transcriptional regulator gives MHATSASAPSTTDRLLDVTEKFLADKGIRATTMIDVAQAAGVSRAWLYRIFPDKPTLVGAVLMRLIETSWAQARAELSTLAGFEDRLVAGVQIGRRTYDDPGTLLMRLRTAEPEEFTACAGAGVRGLVPDLAAFWYPFVAAAADDGDIHPDTELAEASEWIARVMISFGSVPGHHFNADDPAAVRRHVRRYVLPALRQAPTPATPEETR, from the coding sequence GTGCACGCGACGTCCGCATCGGCGCCTTCGACAACCGACCGGCTGCTCGATGTCACCGAGAAATTCCTGGCCGACAAGGGGATTCGGGCTACCACGATGATCGACGTCGCCCAGGCGGCGGGAGTGTCGCGGGCCTGGCTGTATCGGATCTTTCCGGACAAGCCGACGCTGGTGGGCGCCGTTTTGATGCGGCTCATCGAGACCAGCTGGGCCCAGGCCCGCGCCGAGCTGTCGACCCTGGCCGGCTTCGAGGACCGGCTGGTGGCCGGCGTACAGATCGGCCGGCGCACCTACGACGATCCCGGCACGCTGCTGATGCGGCTGCGCACCGCCGAACCCGAGGAGTTCACCGCCTGCGCCGGAGCCGGGGTGCGCGGCCTGGTGCCCGACCTGGCGGCGTTCTGGTATCCGTTCGTGGCGGCCGCCGCCGACGACGGCGACATCCACCCCGACACCGAGCTGGCCGAGGCCAGTGAGTGGATCGCGCGTGTGATGATCAGCTTCGGCAGCGTGCCGGGACATCACTTCAACGCCGATGACCCGGCTGCCGTGCGACGCCACGTTCGCCGGTATGTGTTGCCTGCGCTGCGCCAGGCACCGACGCCCGCGACACCGGAGGAGACGCGTTGA
- a CDS encoding alcohol dehydrogenase catalytic domain-containing protein — translation MRSVVIDAPGSVRVDTRPDPGLPGADGAVVQVTATAICGSDLHFYEGDYPIAEPVALGHEAIGIVVEAGPQVTSVRPGDRVMVSSVAGCGHCAGCGTRDPIRCHSGPQIFGSGLLGGAQSELLAVPGADFQLAAIPDGICDAEALLLTDNLATGWAAALRADIPVGGTVAVIGLGAVGLCAARSALFLGAATVLGIDPVRRRRERAALMGATPAEPPTTAAAMELSDGRGVDAVIDAVGSDTTMADALNAVRPGGTVSVVGVHDLQPFPFPALPALLRSITLRMTTAPVQQTWPQLVPLLQSGRLSVDGIFTTEMALDDAADAYRAVAARSGDVVKVLLTP, via the coding sequence ATGCGCAGTGTCGTAATCGATGCGCCCGGTTCGGTGCGGGTGGACACCCGCCCGGATCCCGGACTGCCCGGGGCCGACGGCGCCGTGGTGCAGGTGACGGCCACCGCCATCTGCGGCTCCGATCTGCACTTCTATGAAGGGGACTACCCGATCGCCGAGCCGGTGGCGCTGGGTCACGAAGCGATCGGCATCGTGGTCGAAGCCGGCCCGCAGGTGACTTCGGTGCGGCCCGGCGACCGGGTCATGGTGTCCTCGGTCGCCGGCTGCGGGCACTGCGCCGGGTGCGGGACCCGCGACCCCATCCGGTGTCATTCGGGACCGCAGATCTTCGGATCCGGGCTGCTGGGCGGCGCCCAGTCGGAACTGCTCGCGGTACCGGGCGCAGATTTTCAGCTCGCCGCCATTCCCGACGGCATCTGCGACGCCGAAGCCCTGCTGCTCACCGACAACCTGGCCACCGGTTGGGCGGCGGCGCTGCGCGCCGACATCCCGGTGGGCGGCACCGTAGCGGTGATCGGGCTGGGCGCGGTGGGGCTGTGCGCCGCCCGCAGCGCGCTATTCCTGGGTGCGGCAACGGTTCTGGGTATCGACCCGGTGCGCCGGCGCCGCGAGCGGGCGGCGCTGATGGGCGCGACCCCGGCCGAGCCGCCGACCACCGCCGCCGCTATGGAGCTCAGCGACGGACGCGGCGTCGACGCCGTGATCGACGCCGTCGGATCCGACACCACCATGGCCGATGCGCTCAACGCGGTGCGGCCCGGCGGGACGGTGTCGGTGGTCGGAGTCCATGACCTGCAACCCTTTCCGTTCCCGGCACTGCCGGCGCTGTTGCGCAGCATCACCCTGCGGATGACCACCGCGCCCGTGCAGCAGACCTGGCCGCAGTTGGTGCCGCTGCTGCAATCGGGCCGGTTGTCGGTGGACGGGATCTTCACCACCGAGATGGCCCTGGACGACGCCGCCGATGCCTACCGCGCGGTCGCGGCACGGTCCGGCGACGTGGTGAAGGTGCTGCTCACGCCCTGA
- a CDS encoding LLM class flavin-dependent oxidoreductase — MTQWFLYLPQTRVGMAELVVRAQAAEAAGFDGVAFLDHLDIPMAPSDPLWEAMTVATWVGARTERLTIGHVVLCDAFRHPALLAKQATTLAEATGGRFELGLGSGSMPDELLKYGITSAGPRQRVEALGQTLELLGQYWSSDGPLAQAPAPSAPIPVVLGGVGPRMLGLVRRHADWWNLPATHVHQLPELLPLIGSARASVQQMVGFARRDQDPAAVSATAQRRFGRLGSGLVCGDAAALTEHFCTLKNQGAQRFYVWFADFAPPESIAEFAETVIGAVDSDG, encoded by the coding sequence TTGACGCAGTGGTTTCTCTACCTCCCGCAGACCAGGGTCGGCATGGCCGAGCTGGTGGTGCGGGCGCAGGCGGCGGAGGCGGCGGGCTTTGACGGCGTGGCCTTCCTCGACCATCTCGACATCCCGATGGCCCCGTCAGATCCGCTCTGGGAGGCGATGACCGTGGCCACCTGGGTCGGCGCCCGCACCGAACGCCTCACGATCGGCCACGTGGTGCTGTGCGACGCGTTCCGGCACCCGGCCCTGCTGGCCAAACAGGCCACCACCTTGGCCGAAGCCACCGGCGGCCGCTTCGAGCTGGGCCTGGGGTCCGGCTCGATGCCCGACGAACTGCTCAAGTACGGCATCACCTCCGCCGGGCCGCGCCAACGCGTGGAGGCGCTGGGGCAGACGCTGGAGCTGCTGGGTCAGTACTGGAGCAGCGACGGGCCCCTCGCCCAGGCACCGGCGCCCAGCGCGCCGATACCGGTCGTGCTCGGCGGAGTCGGTCCCCGGATGCTCGGCCTGGTTCGCCGCCACGCCGACTGGTGGAACCTGCCGGCCACCCACGTCCATCAGTTGCCCGAGTTGCTGCCCCTGATCGGGTCGGCGCGCGCTTCGGTACAGCAGATGGTCGGTTTCGCCCGGCGCGATCAGGACCCGGCGGCGGTCTCGGCGACGGCACAGCGGCGCTTCGGCCGGCTGGGCTCGGGCCTGGTGTGCGGTGACGCGGCGGCACTGACCGAGCACTTCTGCACACTCAAAAACCAGGGCGCCCAACGGTTCTACGTCTGGTTCGCCGATTTCGCGCCACCGGAGTCCATCGCCGAGTTCGCCGAGACCGTGATCGGTGCGGTCGACTCCGACGGCTGA
- a CDS encoding DUF2694 family protein, whose translation MTEPNPAFDTMHPSGDVLFRSCRGGYLHSVVLSESVMEADARRLAEAIVLTADVSFLKAALEIRGEIVATGHSPSVAVPTNDDLRVATERLLAHRLHPGADPGR comes from the coding sequence ATGACTGAGCCGAACCCGGCATTCGACACGATGCATCCCAGCGGTGATGTGCTGTTTCGGTCCTGCCGCGGCGGTTATCTGCACAGTGTGGTGCTGTCCGAATCCGTGATGGAGGCGGACGCCCGTCGGCTCGCGGAAGCCATTGTGTTGACCGCCGACGTGTCGTTTCTGAAGGCGGCGTTGGAGATCCGGGGCGAAATCGTCGCGACGGGTCACTCGCCGTCAGTTGCGGTTCCCACCAACGATGATCTGCGGGTGGCCACCGAGCGACTCCTGGCCCACAGACTGCACCCTGGCGCTGACCCGGGTCGCTAG
- a CDS encoding helix-turn-helix domain-containing protein → MSREAAGAALRALREARDWSLADLAAATGVSIMGLSYLERGARKPHKSTVQKVENGLGLPPGTYSRLLSADDADTELAQLIAAVPPGEPATRPAAAIVVDRHSDTEVLEGYAEAQLDALRSVIARLPPKASDEYETYILSVIAQCVKAEMLAASSWRVAVNAGPGRGARLMAHLQDLEATRVELLQRMSGSLTARFDRACAQSSLPEPVIAALIGVSPEEMWDIRNRGVIPPGALARVHAFADPMAATDGGAGGG, encoded by the coding sequence ATGAGCCGCGAGGCGGCGGGCGCTGCCCTCCGGGCGCTGCGCGAGGCCCGCGACTGGTCGTTGGCTGACCTCGCCGCTGCCACCGGGGTCAGCATCATGGGCCTGAGCTATCTCGAGCGTGGTGCGCGAAAGCCGCATAAAAGCACAGTTCAAAAGGTTGAGAACGGCCTTGGCCTGCCACCGGGCACCTACTCGCGGCTGCTGAGCGCCGATGACGCCGACACCGAACTGGCGCAGCTGATCGCCGCGGTCCCGCCGGGCGAGCCGGCTACGCGTCCCGCCGCAGCCATCGTGGTCGACCGCCACAGCGACACCGAAGTGCTGGAGGGATACGCCGAAGCGCAGCTCGACGCGCTGCGTTCGGTGATCGCCCGGCTTCCGCCGAAAGCGTCAGACGAATACGAGACGTATATTCTTTCCGTGATCGCCCAGTGCGTGAAAGCCGAGATGCTTGCCGCCAGCTCGTGGCGGGTCGCGGTGAACGCGGGGCCGGGTCGCGGTGCCCGGCTCATGGCGCACCTGCAGGACCTCGAGGCGACCCGTGTCGAACTGCTGCAACGGATGTCCGGCAGCCTGACCGCTCGTTTCGACCGGGCCTGCGCACAGTCCTCGCTGCCCGAACCAGTGATCGCGGCGCTGATCGGCGTCAGTCCCGAGGAGATGTGGGACATCCGTAACAGAGGCGTCATCCCGCCGGGGGCGCTGGCCCGGGTCCATGCGTTCGCCGATCCGATGGCGGCGACAGATGGCGGTGCCGGAGGGGGATGA
- a CDS encoding WhiB family transcriptional regulator, which produces MAPPCSANPELWFGYPDADGADGAAKARAYEQSATEARLQCLRRCPLAQQRRCAALAVERREEYGVWAGVKLPGGQYRKRAELAAAHGLLHAIASGEINTRELPDNQALLITHERDDSPVTGAVFHLPHWPVGPRSAA; this is translated from the coding sequence ATGGCGCCGCCCTGCTCCGCCAACCCCGAACTGTGGTTCGGTTACCCCGACGCCGATGGAGCCGACGGCGCCGCCAAGGCCCGGGCCTACGAGCAGTCCGCCACTGAAGCGCGGCTGCAGTGCCTGCGACGCTGCCCGCTTGCTCAGCAACGCCGCTGCGCAGCGCTCGCCGTTGAACGCCGCGAGGAGTACGGCGTGTGGGCTGGCGTGAAGCTGCCGGGAGGGCAATACCGCAAGCGGGCTGAACTCGCGGCGGCCCACGGTCTGCTGCACGCGATCGCCTCCGGCGAGATCAACACCCGCGAGCTGCCCGACAACCAGGCGTTGCTGATCACCCACGAACGTGACGACTCCCCGGTTACCGGGGCGGTATTTCACCTACCGCACTGGCCCGTCGGCCCGCGATCAGCCGCCTGA
- a CDS encoding winged helix-turn-helix transcriptional regulator translates to MEFEPRLRDRSRWSIGSACSVARLLDVLSTKTAFLVVRECLFGTTRFEDFTTRIGASAPAVSRALKQLEAAEIIYRVPYRESGQRARDEYRLTPAGEDLLPVYLALMQWGDKYLQDGTPPLHFVDASTGRRLGVRVTDELDGPGTDPDDIEICWNAPEPAH, encoded by the coding sequence ATGGAGTTCGAGCCCCGCCTGCGTGACCGATCCCGGTGGTCGATCGGTAGCGCCTGCTCGGTGGCCCGGTTACTGGATGTGCTCAGCACCAAGACGGCGTTCCTGGTGGTGCGCGAATGCCTGTTCGGCACCACCCGCTTCGAGGACTTCACCACCCGGATCGGGGCGTCGGCGCCGGCGGTCTCGCGGGCGCTCAAGCAGCTCGAGGCCGCCGAGATCATCTACCGGGTGCCCTACCGGGAGTCCGGACAGCGGGCCCGCGACGAGTACCGGCTGACCCCGGCCGGCGAAGATCTGCTGCCGGTGTATCTGGCGCTGATGCAGTGGGGCGACAAGTACCTGCAAGACGGAACGCCGCCGCTGCACTTTGTCGACGCATCCACCGGCCGCCGGCTGGGGGTGCGGGTCACCGACGAGCTCGACGGGCCGGGCACTGATCCCGACGACATCGAGATCTGCTGGAACGCGCCGGAACCCGCGCACTGA